The following are encoded together in the Panicum virgatum strain AP13 chromosome 6K, P.virgatum_v5, whole genome shotgun sequence genome:
- the LOC120712860 gene encoding uncharacterized protein LOC120712860, producing the protein MPIYPTPERAAAEASSRWCDIVDCLRRARIIPVDREAKGKRLLQRDRSISPSSSAMAWRESYLDVVLIPLAVLFPAVYHVWLWRAVRRSPLSSTVGISAAARRLWVFSMMKNNEKQAILVVQSVRNVLMGSTLVATTAILFCTGVAAVLSSTYAVKKPLSDAVFGAHGEYMMALKYVVLLLVFLLAFLCHSLAICTLNQASFLVNALSPSPALHLPLTRDYVADVMERGFLLNLAGNRLFFAGAPLLLWIFGPVLPCLCSMAMLPILYNIDMVEYVQKGSSNGEVNARVDMGDTESDQSIEV; encoded by the exons ATGCCTATATATCCCACGCCGGAGCGGGCAGCAGCGGAGGCCTCGTCACGGTGGTGCGACATCGTCGATTGTCTACGACGAGCGCGCATTATTCCGGTCGATCGAGAGGCAAAGGGAAAGAGATTGTTGCAGAGAGATCGATCGATCTCTCCATCGTCGTCGGCCATGGCGTGGAGGGAGAGCTACTTGGACGTGGTGCTGATCCCACTCGCCGTCCTCTTCCCCGCGGTGTACCACGTCTGGCTCTGGCGCGCCGTCCGCCGCAGCCCGCTCAGCTCCACCGTCGGcatcagcgccgccgcgcgccgcctctgGGTCTTCTCCATGATGAAG AACAACGAGAAGCAGGCGATCCTGGTGGTGCAGTCGGTGCGGAACGTGCTCATGGGCTCCACGCTGGTGGCCACGACGGCCATCCTCTTCTGCaccggcgtcgccgccgtgctCAGCAGCACCTACGCCGTCAAGAAGCCGCTCAGCGACGCCGTCTTCGGCGCGCACGGCGAGTACATGATGGCGCTCAAGtacgtcgtcctcctcctcgtcttcctcctcgccttcctctgccacagcctcgccatctgcacGCTCAACCAGGCCTCCTTCCTCGTCAACGCGCTctccccgtcgccggcgctcCACCTCCCGCTCACCAGGGACTACGTCGCCGACGTCATGGAGAGGGGGTTCCTGCTCAACCTCGCCGGCAACCGCCTCTTCttcgccggcgcgccgctcctGCTATGGATCTTCGGGCCCGTCCTGCCGTGCCTCTGCTCCATGGCCATGCTCCCGATACTCTACAACATCGACATGGTCGAGTACGTCCAGAAAGGGAGCAGCAATGGCGAGGTCAATGCGAGGGTGGACATGGGGGATACCGAGAGTGATCAGAGCATTGAAGTCTGA